The Plutella xylostella chromosome 12, ilPluXylo3.1, whole genome shotgun sequence genome includes a window with the following:
- the LOC105386831 gene encoding uncharacterized protein LOC105386831 — protein sequence MSILLTELESLKLDSLDEDWVEAIHHSEFLEIVEFPAEYESAIDSVNMRSVFRNIMKAIYNWLQSDDGDEDKSWAALSQKVRHKELLTVLAFYIDYGTKNVHTKDYRNNALLASRVYYALLSIPGFKAYHIYHAQLFTHSLACLSFPREMCEKDENYYNTKELTHEVNSVIKELRPYVQDLKSVVDKLHLKPTDMNFEEILSNLVDITGGAIVNKLNIDKIELTKISRVIYVMIDTLLQEPTGEPNAVAIRLLFKCLLPKLVAASVDCRNANNLVRASYVTYSGLILTRYGPAAVSGFSVLIQHLCYAQDGLERAEVRAARMSLVVGLMSLLPRRAYRATVSWLLTLSATAKVAHRHIAMEILANLLNNEPEKVTEQPGPNPEPAQNENNPSSQNETNPTSQTEPEPQEKTTADNETTAEVVPASNTEPSDNVGETSTTGAETEKDEPAKVSEPMVEGDQDPTVGLELEPLTLNNLIDDTCPEFVAETTSGNEEITDPVASTSKNDDNSEIPPSNATAKETGDENAEPPTPVEAPPEAVTSVEVTSETTDDAMRTDDDSSQDMPAVIKDVAEAEEEVAGLLRARPHTIPHLSVLRALLARCDDASGTLRARALSALAAAIESRQPAVQRALQELNSGGEIPRLVALAARCVSDERALVRRAALLLLLTLLTTDEANVTDTSLGVLVSLCRDASVIVRSVAISSLGTLAARWGRPATLRALLQGPLLQLQDPETKVQSATLAARWGRPATLRALLQGPLLQLQDPETKIQEQVTTLVQSLLFERLHKYRPGGCDDLIPFMFLDAIVSLNMRRHLQKACAMLVKTGKCINHRIIDILSTHLGAVDDARDLQTLVLLTSVAPHTTCEQPAFLRQYHLRLMQDLKSRDSRLLPLTIELLSSWSSWIVGAERVELRAHLIRALGTAQEGVDCELLPLSIELLSSWSSWIVGAERVELRAHLIRALGTAQEGVDCELLPLSIELLSSWSSWIVGAERVELRAHLIRALGTAQEGVDCELLPLSIELLSSWSSWIVGAERVELRAHLIRALGTAQEGVDCELLPLSIELLSSWSSWIVGAERVELRAHLIRALGTAQEGVDCELLPLSIELLSSWSSWIVGAERVELRAHLIRALGTAQEGVDCELLPLSIELLSSWSSWIVGAERVELRAHLIRALGTAQEGVDSCRIDCAALAAQLDPDNLQWADELMQIYTRGALSGGGAAEAVGAADLALVAAAPPAPRLLQLLLTRLQQPAGTTPCIYTHRVRCRPTWRWWPPRRPPRACCSCCSPAYSSPQTWTKNPKASRWWLSGGCASALPPPPPPPRRCWRAASPRRARSRRGSMHCLVFVTDMLRSKIGMALWQPLHKYTCIVEPLLDCICMCLCRSAEPALRRAAAPALTKLLLAGYLRLNTPFYYRYCALLADEEADVREPAEYYVTSCLTSDAIYKHFVECVLHYNKRDAGGEPISFDSRQLIYDVMLQRMSLVQKLNLQCRLAREVLEHAADICEEGDELPDELNDALLDTITLLCGIRMKLPRKPTTQGDPGDMEDLQERVTTNIVSHKMKRTVAEVLVPAVLRLYAHMRLRGGQLAAYLVRIATDLLKDYRQEIEELIENDEELVEKVRIFQETIGEEPSFGNTRNLVTSSTAHEPETPKSNKRRTYNRTPKTAKASAKRTLRV from the exons ATGTCGATACTCCTCACCGAGTTGGAGTCGTTAAAATTGGATAGTCTCGATGAAGACTGGGTGGAAGCTATCCATCATTCAGAATTCCTCGAAATAGTTGAATTTCCTGCAGAATATGAGAGTGCCATCGATTCTGTTAACATGAGATCTGTTTTTCGAAATATTATGAAGGCAATTTACAACTGGCTGCAATCGGATGATGGGGATGAGGATAAATCTTGGGCGGCTTTGTCTCAAAAAGTTCGACATAAGGAGCTGCTGACTGTCCTCGCTTTCTACATTGACTATGGAACTAAAAACGTTCACACCAAAGATTACAGGAACAACGCGCTCCTTGCATCCCGTGTGTACTATGCGCTGCTGTCTATACCTGGTTTTAAGGCATACCACATCTACCACGCTCAGTTGTTCACACACTCTCTGGCCTGTCTCAGCTTCCCGCGGGAGATGTGTGAGAAagatgaaaattattacaacacTAAAGAGTTGACACATGAAGTAAATTCAGTCATTAAGGAGCTTCGACCCTATGTACAAGATCTGAAGTCCGTAGTGGATAAGTTACATTTGAAGCCCACAGACATGAATTTTGAAGAGATCTTGAGTAATCTAGTTGATATAACAGGTGGTGCAATTGTCAATAAACTTAACATAG ACAAGATAGAGCTTACAAAAATATCCAGAGTGATATATGTGATGATCGACACTCTGCTGCAAGAGCCAACCGGAGAACCGAATGCTGTGGCCATCAGGCTTCTGTTCAAGTGTTTGCTGCCTAAACTAGTCGCTGCTTCTGTGGACTGCAGGAATGctaat AATTTAGTGCGAGCATCCTATGTGACCTACTCCGGGTTGATCTTGACAAGGTATGGTCCAGCAGCAGTATCTGGGTTCTCTGTCCTCATCCAGCATCTCTGCTATGCTCAGGATGGTCTG GAGCGCGCGGAAGTGCGTGCGGCGCGAATGTCGCTAGTGGTGGGCCTGATGAGCCTGCTGCCGCGCCGCGCCTACAGAGCCACCGTGTCGTGGCTGCTCACACTCAGCGCCACAGCCAAGGTCGCACACCGGCATATTGCTATG GAAATATTAGCCAACCTGTTGAATAATGAACCAGAGAAAGTAACAGAGCAGCCCGGGCCAAACCCAGAACCAGCCCAAAATGAAAACAACCCCTCGAGTCAAAACGAAACCAACCCCACAAGCCAAACTGAACCAGAACCTCAAGAAAAGACAACAGCTGACAATGAAACAACAGCTGAAGTTGTACCAGCCAGTAACACTGAACCATCAGACAATGTTGGCGAAACCTCCACTACTGGAGCAGAAACAGAAAAAGATGAACCAGCCAAAGTATCTGAACCAATGGTTGAAGGTGATCAAGACCCCACAGTTGGATTAGAATTGGAAcctttaacacttaataatttGATAGACGACACTTGCCCAGAATTTGTAGCTGAAACTACTAGTGGAAATGAAGAAATAACGGATCCTGTAGCCAGTACAAGTAAAAATGATGATAATAGTGAGATCCCTCCTTCAAATGCCACTGCTAAAGAAACAGGCGATGAGAATGCAG AACCTCCAACACCAGTGGAAGCGCCTCCGGAGGCAGTAACTAGTGTGGAGGTGACCTCGGAAACCACCGACGACGCCATGAGAACAGACGACGACAGCAGCCAAGACATGCCCGCTGTCATCAAAGATGTG GCAGAAGCAGAAGAGGAAGTAGCCGGCCTACTCCGCGCGCGCCCGCACACCATCCCTCATCTCTCAGTGCTACGGGCTCTGCTGGCGCGCTGCGACGACGCGTCGGGCACGCTGCGGGCGCGCGCTCTGAGTGCGCTCGCCGCCGCGATTGAGAGCCGGCAGCCCGCCGTGCAGCGAGCACTACAG GAGCTGAACTCGGGCGGCGAGATCCCGCGCCTGGTAGCGTTGGCAGCGCGCTGCGTGAGCGACGAGCGCGCGCTggtgcgccgcgccgcgctgctgctgctgctgacgTTACTTACTACTGACGAGGCCAACGTCACGGACACTAGTCTTGGT GTCCTAGTGAGTCTGTGCCGCGACGCGTCAGTCATCGTCCGCTCGGTGGCCATATCTTCCCTGGGCACGCTAGCAGCGCGCTGGGGCCGCCCCGCCACGCTGCGCGCGCTGCTGCAGGGCCCGCTGCTGCAGCTGCAGGACCCGGAGACCAAGGTACAGTCGGCTACACTAGCAGCGCGCTGGGGCCGCCCCGCCACGCTGCGCGCGCTGCTGCAGGGCCCGCTGCTGCAGCTGCAGGACCCGGAGACCAAG ATACAAGAGCAAGTGACAACCCTAGTGCAGTCGCTGCTGTTCGAACGTCTGCACAAGTACAGACCTGGCGGGTGCGACGACCTCATCCCCTTCATGTTCCTGGACGCCATAGTGAGCCTCAACATGCGCAGACACCTGCAGAAGGCATGCGCTATGCTGGTGAAGACCGGGAAGTGTATCAA CCACCGCATCATAGACATCCTGAGCACGCACCTCGGCGCAGTCGACGACGCTCGCGACCTGCAAACCCTCGTGCTACTGACGAGTGTAGCTCCCCACACCACCTGCGAGCAGCCGGCCTTCCTGCGCCAGTACCACCTGCGCCTTATGCAGGACCTCAAG AGCCGCGACTCCCGCCTTCTCCCGCTGACCATAGAGCTGCTCTCCTCCTGGTCGAGCTGGATCGTGGGCGCCGAGCGCGTGGAGCTGCGCGCGCACCTCATACGCGCGCTGGGCACCGCGCAGGAAGGAGTCGACTGTGAGTTGCTCCCTCTCTCCATAGAGCTGCTCTCCTCCTGGTCGAGCTGGATCGTGGGCGCCGAGCGCGTGGAGCTGCGCGCGCACCTCATACGCGCGCTGGGCACCGCGCAGGAAGGAGTCGACTGTGAGTTGCTCCCTCTCTCCATAGAGCTGCTCTCCTCCTGGTCGAGCTGGATCGTGGGCGCCGAGCGCGTGGAGCTGCGCGCGCACCTCATACGCGCGCTGGGCACCGCGCAGGAAGGAGTCGACTGTGAGTTGCTCCCTCTCTCCATAGAGCTGCTCTCCTCCTGGTCGAGCTGGATCGTGGGCGCCGAGCGCGTGGAGCTGCGCGCGCACCTCATACGCGCGCTGGGCACCGCGCAGGAAGGAGTCGACTGTGAGTTGCTCCCTCTCTCCATAGAGCTGCTCTCCTCCTGGTCGAGCTGGATCGTGGGCGCCGAGCGCGTGGAGCTGCGCGCGCACCTCATACGCGCGCTGGGCACCGCGCAGGAAGGAGTCGACTGTGAGTTGCTCCCTCTCTCCATAGAGCTGCTCTCCTCCTGGTCGAGCTGGATCGTGGGCGCCGAGCGCGTGGAGCTGCGCGCGCACCTCATACGCGCGCTGGGCACCGCGCAGGAAGGAGTCGACTGTGAGTTGCTCCCTCTCTCCATAGAGCTGCTCTCCTCCTGGTCGAGCTGGATCGTGGGCGCCGAGCGCGTGGAGCTGCGCGCGCACCTCATACGCGCGCTGGGCACCGCGCAGGAAGGAGTCGACT CTTGCCGGATAGACTGCGCCGCGCTGGCCGCACAGTTGGATCCAGATAACCTGCAATGGGCGGATGAACTCATGCAAATCT ACACCCGTGGCGCTTtatccggcggcggcgcggccgaGGCGGTGGGCGCGGCCGACCTGGCGCTGgtggccgccgcgccgcccgccccgcgcctgCTGCAGCTGCTGCTCACCCGCCTGCAGCAGCCCGCAGGTactacaccctgtatatacacACACAGGGTGCGCTGTCGGCCGACCTGGCGCTGgtggccgccgcgccgcccgccccgcgcctgCTGCAGCTGCTGCTCACCCGCCTACAGCAGCCCGCAG ACATGGACGAAGAATCCGAAGGCCTCACGGTGGTGGCTATCGGGCGGCTGTGCGTCCGCTcttccgccgccgccgccgccgccgcgccgctgctGGCGCGCTGcctcgccgcgccgcgcccgctcGCGCCGCGGGTCAATGCACT GTTTAGTGTTTGTCACTGATATGCTAAGAAGTAAAATAGGTATGGCACTATGGCAGCCGTTACACAA ATACACCTGCATCGTAGAACCGCTCCTGGACTGCATCTGCATGTGCCTGTGCCGCTCGGCCGAGCCCGcgctgcgccgcgccgccgcgcccgccttAACCAAGCTGCTGCTGGCCGGCTATCTGCGGCTCAACACGCCCTTCTACTACAG ATACTGCGCTCTACTAGCGGACGAAGAAGCCGATGTCCGCGAACCAGCAGAGTACTACGTCACTAGCTGCCTCACTAGCGACGCCATCTACAAGCACTTCGTGGAGTGCGTGCTGCACTACAACAAGCGCGACGCCGGCGGCG AACCAATATCCTTCGACTCGCGCCAGCTGATCTACGACGTGATGCTACAGCGCATGTCCTTAGTCCAGAAACTGAACTTACAATGTCGACTCGCCAGAGAAGTGTTGGAGCACGCGGCCGATATCTGCGAGGAGGGCGACGAGTTGCCCGACGAGTTGAACGACGCGTTGCTAGATACGATCACGCTGCTGTGCGGGATACGGATGAAACTGCCAC GTAAACCTACAACGCAAGGCGATCCGGGAGATATGGAAGACCTCCAAGAAAGAGTCACTACAAATATTGTGTCACAT AAAATGAAGCGCACAGTGGCGGAGGTCCTCGTGCCGGCGGTGCTGCGTCTCTACGCACACATGCGCTTGCGCGGCGGCCAGCTCGCGGCGTACCTCGTGCGCATCGCCACCGACCTGCTCAAGGACTACCGGCAGGAG ATCGAGGAGCTCATAGAAAATGACGAGGAGCTCGTGGAGAAAGTGAGAATATTCCAAGAGACGATAGGAGAAGAGCCATCTTTCGGCAACACCCGGAACCTAGTGACCAGCAGCACGGCCCACGAGCCCGAGACGCCCAAGTCTAACAAGAGACGGACCTACAACAGGACCCCTAAAACGGCGAAAGCAAGCGCTAAAAGGACGCTAAGGGTTTAA
- the LOC105386796 gene encoding tetraspanin-13 isoform X2 yields MCGGFTCSKNALIALNILYVVVASILISVAVYGQASSLVTNLPIVGGIMACGIFLILISILGLAGAVKHHQVMLFFYMVILFMLFLVQFSVACACLAVNSDQQEMLAQQGWKKVDLDVKEQVQERFLCCGFQDRSVPLNGTADYPSCDLVDKTCCSIMDNSPGCQCAPCLGKLKESIDYAFKLCGGIGLFFSFTEFLGVWLTVRYRNQKDPRANPSAFL; encoded by the exons ATGTGTGGTGGTTTTACTTGTTCGAAAAATGCATTAATTGCACTAAATATTCTTTATGTG GTTGTGGCGTCTATCTTGATATCAGTGGCGGTGTACGGGCAAGCCTCGTCGCTGGTGACCAACCTGCCCATCGTGGGAGGCATCATGGCTTGTGGCATATTCTTGATCCTGATATCCATCCTTGGCCTGGCTGGAGCTGTGAAGCACCACCAAGTCATGCTGTTCTTT TACATGGTGATTCTGTTCATGCTGTTCCTGGTGCAGTTCTCGGTGGCCTGCGCGTGCCTTGCTGTGAACTCTGACCAACAGGAAATGCTGGCACAACAG GGCTGGAAGAAGGTGGACCTGGATGTGAAGGAGCAAGTGCAGGAGAGATTCCTGTGCTGCGGCTTCCAGGACCGCTCCGTGCCACTCAACGGCACCGCTGATTACCCATCATGTGACCTTGTTGAT AAAACCTGCTGCTCTATAATGGACAACTCGCCCGGCTGCCAGTGCGCCCCGTGCCTCGGCAAGCTCAAGGAGAGCATAGACTACGCGTTCAAGCTGTGCGGCGGCATCGGACTCTTCTTCAGCTTCACCGAG TTTCTGGGTGTGTGGTTGACAGTTCGTTACCGTAACCAAAAGGACCCGAGGGCGAATCCGAGCGCGTTTCTCTGA
- the LOC105386796 gene encoding tetraspanin-13 isoform X1: protein MCGGFTCSKNALIALNILYVVVASILISVAVYGQASSLVTNLPIVGGIMACGIFLILISILGLAGAVKHHQVMLFFYMVILFMLFLVQFSVACACLAVNSDQQEMLAQQGWKKVDLDVKEQVQERFLCCGFQDRSVPLNGTADYPSCDLVDKTCCSIMDNSPGCQCAPCLGKLKESIDYAFKLCGGIGLFFSFTELFAVWLARRYRNQPDPNYKEPHAIFPRQNYLY from the exons ATGTGTGGTGGTTTTACTTGTTCGAAAAATGCATTAATTGCACTAAATATTCTTTATGTG GTTGTGGCGTCTATCTTGATATCAGTGGCGGTGTACGGGCAAGCCTCGTCGCTGGTGACCAACCTGCCCATCGTGGGAGGCATCATGGCTTGTGGCATATTCTTGATCCTGATATCCATCCTTGGCCTGGCTGGAGCTGTGAAGCACCACCAAGTCATGCTGTTCTTT TACATGGTGATTCTGTTCATGCTGTTCCTGGTGCAGTTCTCGGTGGCCTGCGCGTGCCTTGCTGTGAACTCTGACCAACAGGAAATGCTGGCACAACAG GGCTGGAAGAAGGTGGACCTGGATGTGAAGGAGCAAGTGCAGGAGAGATTCCTGTGCTGCGGCTTCCAGGACCGCTCCGTGCCACTCAACGGCACCGCTGATTACCCATCATGTGACCTTGTTGAT AAAACCTGCTGCTCTATAATGGACAACTCGCCCGGCTGCCAGTGCGCCCCGTGCCTCGGCAAGCTCAAGGAGAGCATAGACTACGCGTTCAAGCTGTGCGGCGGCATCGGACTCTTCTTCAGCTTCACCGAG CTGTTCGCAGTGTGGCTCGCACGACGGTACCGCAACCAGCCCGACCCCAACTACAAGGAGCCCCACGCCATCTTCCCCCGACAGAACTACCTGTACTGA
- the LOC105386795 gene encoding transmembrane protein 177 has translation MTTKRPISWFLTDQGRAFSFAFVTGAGIAATTARFAPHTFFIEKYKDFVHNYHNGKPVDLPLELKNRYNKCLEILKVPEHQKKLYSPFSVFGFDLFSAGSWYTRNGAIVGIPVHFTYKTLNDIKEQDIKVNQKKVDWESEAGMKLADSILLPEKVQEFAICREILSTQNIKLYLQSTYPFVCMFFGYNVAQKANKRLNLYSLPASARCVMYSLVASFSMGLYFLLHDYTEVYYETVVDKKLCEVNPEFVECGVTFYDKMLKRNQALRELMGKEGESKYTKFGNENFGVRQPRIALVHRKQFFQNQLEQKEGEDGKEET, from the exons atgacTACCAAAAGACCAATATCATGGTTTTTAACAGATCAAGGAAGAGCTTTTTCATTCGCTTTTGTTACTGGGGCCGGAATAGCAGCGACGACTGCAAGATTTGCGCCGCATACATTCTTCATTGAAAAATACAAGGATTTCGTGCACAATTACCA taATGGCAAACCTGTGGACCTCCCTCTAGAACTTAAGAACCGGTACAACAAATGTCTGGAAATACTTAAGGTTCCTGAGCATCAGAAAAAGTTATACTCACCATTTAGCGTATTTGGATTTGATCTATTTAGTGCAG GAAGTTGGTATACTCGCAATGGTGCTATTGTTGGAATCCCAGTGCACTTTACATATAAAACACTGAATGATATTAAAGAACAGGATATCAAG GTCAATCAGAAAAAAGTTGATTGGGAATCTGAGGCTGGTATGAAGTTGGCAGACTCAATATTGTTGCCTGAAAAAGTTCAAGAGTTTGCTATCTGTAGGGAAATACTAAGTACTCAGAATATAAAGCTTTATTTGCAATCAACTTACCCTtttgtctgtatgttttttggATACAATGTGGCACAGAAAGCGAACAAACGGCTGAATCTTTACAGTCTGCCTGCAAGTGCTAGATGTGTGATGTACTCACTAGTGGCTTCATTCAGTATGGGATTGTATTTCCTACTCCATGACTACACTGAAGTCTACTATGAGACAGTAGTAGATAAGAAGCTATGTGAAGTCAATCCTGAATTTGTTGAGTGTGGTGTTACATTCTATGATAAGATGTTAAAAAGAAATCAAGCCCTAAGAGAACTTATGGGAAAAGAAGGGGAGTCAAAATACACTAAATTCGGCAATGAGAACTTTGGCGTACGCCAGCCGAGAATTGCATTAGTTCATAGAAAACAATTCTTTCAAAATCAGCTAGAACAGAAGGAAGGAGAAGATGGAAAAGAAGAAACATAG